Proteins co-encoded in one Brassica oleracea var. oleracea cultivar TO1000 chromosome C4, BOL, whole genome shotgun sequence genomic window:
- the LOC106341009 gene encoding uncharacterized protein LOC106341009: MVCRGKIGSVLLLSIVTVGCSLFLSTLVLALIVTREHYIYLIGILSKACDTWKIWGLVEKVMVSTNHNIPRSIWVAVLQITEYLRGSVKTAHPQLLYETMIYRGCLFKMKYANMSTISYLYFFFFEASFYIL; this comes from the exons ATGGTATGCAGAGGAAAGATTGGCTCTGTCTTGTTGCTGTCCATTGTGACTGTTGGTTGCTCACTGTTTCTTTCTACTTTGGTGCTCGCCTTAATCGTAACGAGAG AGCATTACATATACTTAATCGGCATCTTGAGCAAGGCTTGTGATACATGGAAGATATGGGGATTAGTTGAGAAAGTGATGGTGAGCACTAACCATAACATTCCTCGTTCTATATGGGTGGCAGTGCTTCAAATAACAGAGTATCTGCGT GGAAGTGTGAAGACTGCACATCCTCAACTGTTATATGAGACCATGATATATAGGGGTTGTTTGTTCAAGATGAAGTATGCAAACATGTCCACGATATCTTATTTGTATTTTTTTTTTTTTGAGGCTTCTTTCTATATTTTGTAA